One Candidatus Zixiibacteriota bacterium genomic window, CTCCACCCCTACCACCCAGGGCGTCCAATTGGACGCCCCTACGCGAACTCACAAACGAACCAGACAAAAAAATTTGAAAGGAGCAACAAAATGGATGATGCAAAAAAGATGATCATCGATTACGTCAAAAAAGAGTTCTTAGAGGATGACAGCGATATGGAGATCAAAGAGGATACCCCTCTCATCTCCTCAGGCATTGTGGATTCTTTCTCTATGGTTTCTCTGAAGACTTTCTTAGAGAAAAAATATAAGATTCAAATTCCG contains:
- a CDS encoding acyl carrier protein, which gives rise to MDDAKKMIIDYVKKEFLEDDSDMEIKEDTPLISSGIVDSFSMVSLKTFLEKKYKIQIPGAKATPEAFDSVNNIISLLKEYVKI